The Pseudomonadota bacterium genomic sequence CTCGCGGACACCGAGACGCTCCCGGAGCTCTACGAGCGCGTCCTGCCAGGCGTCAAGGGCTCGAGGTACGACTTCGCCGTCCAGCCGGACGTCGTCGTGCTCAACCTCGGCACGAACGACTTCGCGCGCACCGCCCCACCCGACGCCGAGTTCCGCGCCGCCTACACCGCGTTCGTCGCGCGTCTTCGGGAGCTCCACCCCGAGGCGCTCCTCGTGCTGGCGCTCGGGCCGATGCTGTTCGACGAGGGCAAGATCGACTTCCGCACCCTCGCCCGAAACGCGATCCAGGCGACCCTCGCCGAGGGGCGAGCGCGGGGGGACGCCAAGATCGAGGCGATCGAATTCTGGTCCAATCCCGCGGAGGGCGCCGGGTGCCAGTTTCACCCGAGCCTCGCGCCGCATCGGCGCATGGCGGACGAGCTCGCGAAGCTGATCGAGACGAGACTCGGCTGGAAGCGGAACTAGAGGATCACCTTCTGCACCGCGCGAAACGCCGGGTGCTTGGAGCCGCGCATCGCCTCGAATGCGAACATCTCCACCGAACCGACCACCGCGCCGCAGTGGAGGACGCGCCGGACCGCCTCCTCCTTGTGGCGCGGATCGCGCGACCCGACCGCCTCTGCGATGTAGAAGACGTCGATCTCGCGATCGAGCGCCTCGAGGGCGGTCTGCATGACGCACACGTGCCCCTCGATCCCGACGAGCGCGAGCGTCTCGATCCCGGACTCGGCGAACGCCGCCTCGAACGCGGGCTCGCCGAAGCACGAGAACGCGACCTTCTCGATAGGCGTGTACGCGCCGACCTTCTCGAGCGCGGCCCGCACCTCGGGGATCGTGGCGCCGAGCCCCTTCACGTACTGCTCGGTCACGAGGATCGGCAGCTCGAGGCGGCCGGCCACCTCGATCGCCTGGAGCGCCCGCTCGAGGACGTTCTCCTTGTCGTGGATGAACGGCCAGAGCTTCTCCTGGATGTCCACGACGAGCAGGCCCGCCGTGTCCGGGTCGAACAGGAACGACCCGTCGAGGTCGTCGAGATCTTCGTCGTCGTCGTGCGTGTGGGGATTCGGTGCGTCGTGCATCGCAGTCCTCCTTCGCGCGGCGTCGCGCCGCGTGCCGCACGATCCATCGCGCGGCGGGCGGTGTCAAGACGCGCCGGGCCGGCCCGAAGGTGTCGTAACCTTCCAATTTCCAATTTCGGATTGGCCGGTTCTTTCTGCAGAGGCCCGTTCGGAACGCCGTACGGGCTGATGCCCGCGATCACGGGCGTTGCGGGGCGTTGTCTCCCCTGGGGTCGCGCAAATTGGAAATCGGAGGGTTACGACACGCTGACCGCTCTGACCACTCATCGATTTGGAGCCCGGGCGCCTGGGCCAGCCTACAGCCTCCGTTCGAAGAACCGAGTGATCGCGGAGAACACGTGGGCGCGGGTCTTGCCGCCCCTGAGCCCGTGGCTCTGGCCCGGGTAGAGGTGCAGCTCGAACGCCTTGCCCGCCTCGACGAGCGCGTCGACGAACCGCGCCGTGCCGACGAAGTGGACGTTGTCGTCGGCGAGCCCGTGCGCGAGCAGCAAGGGCGCGTCGAGCTCTCCCGCCGCGCCGAGGAGCGAGGAGGCCGCGTAGCCCTCCGGGTTGTCCTCCGGCCGCTGCATGTAGCGCTCCGTGTACGCCGTGTCGTACTCCTGCCAGTCGATCACCGGCGCGACCGCCGCGCCCGCGCGGAAGGCGCCGCCGCCCTTCGCGAGGAGCGCTATCGCCATCGTGCCGCCGTACGACCAGCCGAACACCCCGACGCGCATCGAATCGACATAGGGTTGATCCTTCAGGTAGTCGAGCGCCGCGAGCTGGTCCTCGATCTCCGCGGCGCCGAGCCGCAGGTGGATCGGCGTCTCGAAGTCGCGCCCCCGCCCGGCGCCCCCGCGGCCGTCCACGGTGAACACGACGAACCCGCGCGCGGCGAGCAGATCCCGCCACGGCTGCATCGACGGGTGGAAGGCGTCCCGGACCGTCTGCACGCCGGGGCCGCCGTACACGTACACGATGACCGGGTAGCGCACCTCGGGATTGAACGCCGCGGGGCGCGTGACGTGGCACCACAGCTCGGTGCCGTCCGCCTTCTCGATCGGGTACAGGTCGTTCGCGACGTCCTCCCGCGCGTACGGCGCGAGATCGGCCGCGGCGACGGTAAAGGGCGGCGCGTCCTCGTCGTCGTCGCCGGGCGCGATCACGTCGACCCGCGGCGTCAGGTCGAGCGCGGAGTGCGTGTCGGCGTAGACGGTGCCCGCCGCCGAGAACAGCGGGCGGTGCACGCCGCCCTCGGCCGACACCCGCACCGCGTCGCCGCCCGCGAGGGGCACGCGGAACACGCCGTACGACACCGGGCTCTCGACGTTGGCCGTGAAGTAGGCGACGCCGTCCTTCTCGTCGACGCCCGCGATCTCGGACACGGTCCATTTCCCGCTCGTGAGCCGCCGCTCGACGACCCCGTCCGCGCCGACGAGGTAGACGTGCGCGAAGCCGTCGCGCTCGCTCAGCCAGAGGAACTTCGCGCCGTCCGAGACGAACCGCGGCTCGCCGAGGAGGTTCACCCAGCGCGGATCGCGCTCCTCGAGGATCCGCGCGCACGCCCCGGTCTCGGCGCCGCAGCCGAGGAGCTCGAGCACGGTCTGGAGCCTGTCGATCCGGATCACGGCGACCCGATCCGACTTGGGGAACCAGGTGACGCGCGGCAGGTAGATGTCCCTCTCCGCGCCGGTGTCGATCCAGACGGGCGCGATCGCGCCGGCGCGCGAGACGTCCGCGATCCCGATGCGGACGTCCGGGTTCGGCTCGCCCGGCCGCGGGTAGGCCTGCGCGCGGGAGGTGCCGGCCAGATCGTCCGGGATCCGCACGTGGCCGGTCCTCGACTCGTCGACGGCGTAGAACCAGAGCTTCTTGCCGTCCGGGGACCACCCGAGCCCCTTCTCGGTCCCGAACTCCTCGCCCATCACCCAGGTGACGCCGCCGAAGTACATCGACGGCTTGCCGCCCCGCGTGACCGCTCGTTCGCCCCGCGTCCCGAGATCGTAAATATAAACGTCGTTGTCGCGGGTATAGGCGATCCGCCTGCCGTCCGGCGCGGCCGCGAGGCTCGCCTCCGGGGCCTCCGTCGCGGTCAGCCGCTCGGCCTCGCCCGCGAGGTCGACCGCGTACACGTCTCCGTCGACAATCGCCGCGAGCCGCGACGCGGAGAGCCACGCGTGCTCCTCCACGGAACGACCGTCGCCGACCACGATCGGCTGCTCCTGCTTCGCCCCGATCTCCGCGATCCACAGGCCCCTGCTCCCTCCGCCGGATTCCTGGGCCCGCAAGAACGCCAGCCGCGCGCCGTCCGGGGACCAGGCGAGGCCGGTGGGGACGCGGCCCGTGATCGGCACCCTCCCGAAGATCCGCTCCATCTCGGGGTCGACGTCCACGCTCTCGATCGCGAGATCCTTCAGGCAGTGCGGCGGCGTGGCGGGGGGACGACCGCCGCAGGCGCCGACCGCGACGGCCAGCGCGAGCGCGACATGGCGGATGTTCTTTTTCATGGTTTGGTTTCGGTGGAGCAGATGGGACTTGAACCCACGACCTCCGCGTTGCGAACGCGGCGCTCTCCCAGTTGAGCTACTGCCCCGGTCGTCAACGCCCGGCGAGCCGGCTGGCCGGGCGGAGGGGGATTATATGCCCCCCGACTCGAGCGACAAGTCATTTTTTCCCCTGCCGGGCTCACTTGTTCGGCGGTCGCGCGGCCTGTAGACTCACCCGCGATGTCCGCTCCATCGAACGCGTTCGATCCGACCATCCTGACCGAGGCCGGCGCCCCGGCGGCCGCCCAGGCGATGCGGAGCTGTCCGACCTGCGGCGAGCGTTTCCCACCCGACTTCAAGCTGTGCCCGCGCGACGGCGCTGCGCTCGGCGAGGCGGTGGCGGGCGACGGGGATCCGTTGATCGGCGCCGTGATCAACGCGACGTACGAGATCACCTCGTGCATCGGAGAGGGCGGCATGGCGCGGGTGTACGAGGCGATCCACCGCCGCATCCGTTCGCGGCGGCTCGCGCTCAAGGTGCTGAACGCGGATCTCGCCCGCTTCCCGGAGATCGTCGCGCGCTTCGAGCGGGAGGCGACGGCGGCGGCGCAGATCGGGCACCCGGGCGTCGTGGCCGTGCACGACGTCGGCCACGTGCCGGACGGCCGGCCGTTCATCGCGTACGAGCGCCTCGACGGGTCGGATCTCGGCGACGTCGTGAAGCGCACGGGCAAGCTCGGCGTCCCGGCCGCGGTGGGCATCGTGCGGCAGGCCGCCCGGGCGCTCGAGGCGGCGCACGCTCAGGGCGTCGTGCACCGCGACGTCAAGCCCGAGAACCTGTTCGTCGTCGGCACCTCCGGCGCGCCGCACGTGAAGATCCTCGACTTCGGCATCTCCAAGGTCGACGAGAGCTTGGGCGCGGCGCTCACGCAGACCGGCTCGGTGCTCGGCACGCCGGCGTACATGTCGCCGGAGCAGGCGCGCGGCGACAAGGTCGACCTGCGCACCGACATCTACTCGCTCGGCGCCGTGCTCTACAGGCTCGCGACCGGCGCCCGCCCGTTCGAGGGCGTCGAGGCGGCGGCCACGATCAGCGCGCTGCTCACCACGACCCCGGCGCGGCCGCGCTCCATCGACCCGAACCTGCCCGAGGCGCTCGAGATCGTGATCCAGAAGGCGATGGCCGAGCGGCCGTCCGAGCGCTACGCGACGATGGCCGACTTCGACGCCGCGCTCGCGCCGTTCGACACGGGAGAGGGGCTCGCGGAGCTCACGGTCGCCGGCCCGGCGTTGCCGCGGCGGGCGCGATCCTCGGCCGAACGGACCGCGGCGGTGGCCGAGATCGAGAGGTCGCGCAAGGAGGCCCGCGCTGCGCGGCCGACGATCGTCGCTGTCGGGGTGGTCGCGTTCGCGTGCGCCGTGCTCGCGCTCGCCGACGCCGCCGCGTCGGGCGTGAGAGCGATCAAGGGCAAGGACGTCACCTCGGCCGAGGGGATCCTGATCCTCGTCGGCGTGCTCGCTGCGGTGGCCACGCCGCTCGTCTTCATCCTGCGCAAGGTGATCCGCGGCGTCTGGTCGAACTCGGCCCGCGCGGTCGAGCTCGCGCGCGTGCTGAGGAACGCGGCGATCATCGCGCTCGCAGCCTACGGCTTCGCGGCGCTCGTGATCCGGTTCGCCTGCGGCGTGCTGCTGCACCACGCCGTGTCGTCGTCCGGGCCGGGCTACAGCCTCCTCCTCGCCGGGATCGCGGCCGCGGCCGGGGCGATCGTCGTGCTCTTGCTCAGGCTCAAGCGGGGTCGATAGGCCAGACCGGCAGCGCGCTTCACTCGCAGTCCAGGATCTCGAAGCATTCCCAGTGCGTGGACTCGTCGTTGTAGCCGCAGAAGTAAGAATTTCCGCCGCACTGCTCATAGCCGTGGCAGCCATCGGTGGTGGTCCGGCACGCCAGACGGTTGGCCCCACTACAGGTCCCGCGGCTGACCCCGCACTCGAAGGATCCGCAATCCGCGTCCGTGCGGCAGTCGGCAGGCACACAACGCGTGACATAAGCCCCGGCCTCCTCGCACAGGCACGCCTCGTCGGCCGAGCAGTCGGCGTCGCTCGCGCAAGGCGTGATACAAACGCAATCACCATAGTAGGTGCCGTGGCACGTTTGACCGGGAGCGCATCCGTCGTTGCAGCTTGGCTCGTCGCATCCGTCGCTCACGGCGACGTCCGTGCAGGCGATCGCAGCGTACCTGTGCTGGCTCCCGTCCGCGCACTGCTCGATCCCGGTCGGGATATCCGCCCCGCCGTCCGGCGAGGGCTGCGTGACGTCGAAGGCGTCCACACACAGGTCGCCCGCGTCCGCACCTGCATCCGAATCCGTATCCGTATCCGTGTCCGCCGAGCCGTCGGGAGTTTCTCCCGCCTCGTCACCGCTGCAGCCGACGAGCAGGGCGAGCGGAACGAGGATCGCGATCAATGACCAACGGGCAATCGCATTCGACATCGCCTTCTCCTCTTCATCTTCGGCGATCCTACCGCGTCGCGGACGCCCCTTCCCGTCTCAAATGGCTGCAACGGGTGTGCCAGGCGATGCCGCCCTGCCGTGACGCCGACATTCGTCTGACATTCCGAATCATTGGCACATTTCATCCCCTCGCGAGGTTGTGCCACCGTGTGCCACGAAACGGAGGGTGAGGCGAGCCTCACCCTACTTCTTCACCGTTGGGATCGCTGCGAGGCGGTTCTCGGCGCTCTCGCGCGCCTTGACCGCGCGCTTCACGGCAGCGGACGCCTGGGCGCGCAGTTCGGTGGCCTTCTTCTGGACAGCGCCGATCTCCGCGAGGATCCTGTCCACTTCGCGCAGCTTGCCCTTGATCGGGGGTACGGACTCGAGGGTCGCCTTGAGCTCGGCCGCGCGCTTGTCGGCCGCCTGCGCCTCGACCTCGAGGCGCGCCGCCTCAACCTCGAGCTGCCTCTCCTTCACGAGGAACGCCCGCGCGTCTGCCACGGCCCTGCGCTGCGCGTCCGGGATCGCCTCCGCGCCCTCGAGCTCGGCGAGGCGCGCGATCTCGAGAGGGACCGGCTGGCGCACGCCCTCCTCGATCGACACCGCGTGAAGCTCTTCGGTGCGCGCCGGCGCCTCGACGAGGAAGAACGATCGCCCCGTCGCGTCCCCCTCGACGATGCGGCCGGGCGTCGTGATCCTGCCGTTCCGGAGGTGGCGCACGTCGAGAGCGACGAGCCGCGCCTGTCCTGCGGCGTTGTCCACGGAGAACTCGAGCTCCGTCCGCTTCTTGCCGTGGGCGTAGAGCTGGCCGCCGCGCCACTCGAGCAGCTCAGGCGCCATCTCCTCCTGCGACGACACGGAGAACGAGATGTCCGGATCCTCGCCGAAGCACCACACGCCGATCTCCTCGGGCTGCGTGCGCTCGAGCGCCGCCTCGCCGCGGAAACGCCCGTCCACGTAGAAGCTCGCCATGCCCGCCTGGAGCACGAGGCCGGTGCCGTTCTCGACGCGCGAGCAGGTCGCGGGCGCCCGGCCGTCC encodes the following:
- a CDS encoding isochorismatase family protein is translated as MHDAPNPHTHDDDEDLDDLDGSFLFDPDTAGLLVVDIQEKLWPFIHDKENVLERALQAIEVAGRLELPILVTEQYVKGLGATIPEVRAALEKVGAYTPIEKVAFSCFGEPAFEAAFAESGIETLALVGIEGHVCVMQTALEALDREIDVFYIAEAVGSRDPRHKEEAVRRVLHCGAVVGSVEMFAFEAMRGSKHPAFRAVQKVIL
- a CDS encoding DPP IV N-terminal domain-containing protein, which codes for MKKNIRHVALALAVAVGACGGRPPATPPHCLKDLAIESVDVDPEMERIFGRVPITGRVPTGLAWSPDGARLAFLRAQESGGGSRGLWIAEIGAKQEQPIVVGDGRSVEEHAWLSASRLAAIVDGDVYAVDLAGEAERLTATEAPEASLAAAPDGRRIAYTRDNDVYIYDLGTRGERAVTRGGKPSMYFGGVTWVMGEEFGTEKGLGWSPDGKKLWFYAVDESRTGHVRIPDDLAGTSRAQAYPRPGEPNPDVRIGIADVSRAGAIAPVWIDTGAERDIYLPRVTWFPKSDRVAVIRIDRLQTVLELLGCGAETGACARILEERDPRWVNLLGEPRFVSDGAKFLWLSERDGFAHVYLVGADGVVERRLTSGKWTVSEIAGVDEKDGVAYFTANVESPVSYGVFRVPLAGGDAVRVSAEGGVHRPLFSAAGTVYADTHSALDLTPRVDVIAPGDDDEDAPPFTVAAADLAPYAREDVANDLYPIEKADGTELWCHVTRPAAFNPEVRYPVIVYVYGGPGVQTVRDAFHPSMQPWRDLLAARGFVVFTVDGRGGAGRGRDFETPIHLRLGAAEIEDQLAALDYLKDQPYVDSMRVGVFGWSYGGTMAIALLAKGGGAFRAGAAVAPVIDWQEYDTAYTERYMQRPEDNPEGYAASSLLGAAGELDAPLLLAHGLADDNVHFVGTARFVDALVEAGKAFELHLYPGQSHGLRGGKTRAHVFSAITRFFERRL
- a CDS encoding serine/threonine protein kinase, which codes for MSAPSNAFDPTILTEAGAPAAAQAMRSCPTCGERFPPDFKLCPRDGAALGEAVAGDGDPLIGAVINATYEITSCIGEGGMARVYEAIHRRIRSRRLALKVLNADLARFPEIVARFEREATAAAQIGHPGVVAVHDVGHVPDGRPFIAYERLDGSDLGDVVKRTGKLGVPAAVGIVRQAARALEAAHAQGVVHRDVKPENLFVVGTSGAPHVKILDFGISKVDESLGAALTQTGSVLGTPAYMSPEQARGDKVDLRTDIYSLGAVLYRLATGARPFEGVEAAATISALLTTTPARPRSIDPNLPEALEIVIQKAMAERPSERYATMADFDAALAPFDTGEGLAELTVAGPALPRRARSSAERTAAVAEIERSRKEARAARPTIVAVGVVAFACAVLALADAAASGVRAIKGKDVTSAEGILILVGVLAAVATPLVFILRKVIRGVWSNSARAVELARVLRNAAIIALAAYGFAALVIRFACGVLLHHAVSSSGPGYSLLLAGIAAAAGAIVVLLLRLKRGR